One Spiroplasma endosymbiont of Nebria brevicollis DNA window includes the following coding sequences:
- the rpmG gene encoding 50S ribosomal protein L33: protein MSEKIILICSICLNRNYHTYKNKVKNKERMELKKYCEHCHQHTVHKESR from the coding sequence ATGAGCGAAAAAATAATCTTAATATGCAGCATTTGTTTGAACCGTAACTATCATACTTATAAAAACAAGGTTAAAAACAAAGAACGCATGGAATTAAAAAAATATTGTGAACATTGTCATCAACACACTGTCCACAAAGAATCACGATAG
- a CDS encoding preprotein translocase subunit SecE → MSEENKSKKSKINHEKVALLKNKFNILRKIKPLKTKRTFEGTTETFNPRTADKNKKVDISAIWEKERKNRTLEERYYYKREARTYHKYFFLYLSREIRRTRWTPRKQLNSKFLTTVAFITILALFFYAIESILLVVLPLLKIM, encoded by the coding sequence ATGAGTGAAGAAAATAAATCAAAGAAATCCAAAATTAATCATGAAAAAGTGGCCCTTTTAAAAAACAAGTTTAATATTCTTCGTAAAATTAAACCATTAAAAACCAAAAGAACTTTTGAAGGTACTACTGAAACATTTAACCCTCGTACCGCTGATAAAAATAAAAAAGTTGATATTAGTGCCATATGAGAAAAAGAACGTAAAAATCGTACTTTAGAAGAACGCTATTATTATAAACGTGAAGCCAGAACTTATCATAAATATTTTTTCCTATATTTATCACGAGAAATAAGAAGAACACGTTGAACACCAAGAAAACAATTAAATAGTAAATTCCTTACCACAGTAGCATTCATTACTATTCTAGCATTATTTTTCTATGCAATAGAAAGTATTTTACTAGTGGTATTACCATTACTAAAAATTATGTAA
- the nusG gene encoding transcription termination/antitermination protein NusG encodes MKNEKLLNKVVPVEETHKNRIAQAQWYIVNCNKGNEDKVAAGLRQKIEKKLNLKDNIFQVRVVNETSTDKEKKVTEKNIFPGYIFVHMILTEDTWYDIRNTAGINGFIGSSGKGVPPTPLSTKEVNEMLYRNSKPPVQPKVKQVKEVNRDFKVDEFVHITSGALQDREGRVTKVDDEKGVATVAVDMFGRETEVKVEYDSCKKINS; translated from the coding sequence ATGAAAAATGAAAAACTTTTAAATAAAGTTGTACCAGTTGAAGAAACACATAAAAATAGAATTGCACAAGCCCAATGATATATTGTTAATTGCAACAAAGGTAATGAAGATAAAGTAGCTGCTGGTTTAAGACAAAAAATTGAAAAAAAATTAAATCTAAAAGATAATATTTTTCAAGTCCGCGTTGTTAATGAAACTTCAACTGATAAAGAAAAAAAAGTAACAGAAAAAAATATTTTTCCTGGTTATATTTTTGTTCATATGATTTTAACAGAAGATACTTGATATGATATTCGCAATACTGCTGGAATTAATGGTTTTATTGGCTCTAGTGGTAAGGGTGTTCCTCCAACTCCGCTTTCAACAAAAGAAGTTAATGAAATGTTATACCGTAATTCTAAACCACCTGTACAACCAAAAGTTAAGCAAGTAAAAGAAGTTAATCGTGACTTTAAAGTTGACGAATTTGTTCATATTACTTCTGGTGCTTTACAAGACCGTGAAGGTCGTGTAACTAAAGTTGATGACGAAAAAGGAGTTGCAACAGTTGCTGTTGATATGTTTGGTCGTGAAACTGAAGTTAAAGTAGAATATGATAGTTGTAAAAAAATTAATTCTTAA
- the rplK gene encoding 50S ribosomal protein L11 — MAEKKNINREGIIQLPAGSAKPGASLASFGIDMPRFCREFNDKTKDLKDDANPVPIPVFITAYKDKSFDFKIKTTPTTFLLKRALKLTKGSANAKLTKVGTITLAQITEIAKIKLPDLNAYTLEDAIKIIAGTAKNMGITVENGKEGI; from the coding sequence ATGGCTGAGAAAAAAAATATTAATCGTGAGGGTATCATCCAATTACCAGCAGGTAGTGCCAAACCAGGTGCTAGTTTAGCTTCATTTGGTATTGATATGCCTCGTTTTTGTAGAGAATTTAATGATAAAACTAAAGATTTAAAAGATGACGCTAATCCCGTTCCAATCCCTGTATTCATTACTGCATACAAAGATAAATCTTTTGACTTTAAAATCAAAACTACACCAACAACGTTTCTTTTAAAAAGAGCGTTAAAACTAACAAAAGGTTCAGCTAACGCTAAATTAACAAAAGTAGGAACTATTACTTTAGCTCAAATTACTGAAATTGCTAAAATTAAACTTCCTGACTTAAATGCTTATACCTTAGAAGATGCCATTAAAATTATTGCTGGTACTGCTAAAAATATGGGTATTACCGTTGAAAACGGAAAGGAGGGTATTTAA
- the rplA gene encoding 50S ribosomal protein L1 — MMARSKRYLALANLIDKSKNYPVDHAIELAQQSSALKFDATVEAAFRLNVDPRHADQMLRGSIVLPAGTGKVQRVLVITTTKQKEALEAQADFVGGKEMIEKIQKGWFEFDVIIATPEMMGELGKIGRVLGPKGLMPTAKLGTVTMDVEKVITDIRKGKVEYRVDKQGNIHVILGKVSFTPEDLRHNYTTILSTLKKIKPAAVKGTYIKNISITTTMGPSIKVLIEE; from the coding sequence ATTATGGCTAGAAGTAAAAGATATCTTGCATTAGCAAACTTAATTGATAAGTCTAAAAATTACCCTGTTGACCATGCTATTGAATTAGCACAACAATCATCAGCATTAAAATTCGATGCTACTGTTGAAGCAGCATTTCGTTTAAATGTTGATCCAAGACATGCCGATCAAATGCTACGTGGTTCAATCGTGTTACCAGCAGGTACCGGTAAAGTCCAACGTGTATTAGTAATTACTACAACTAAACAAAAAGAAGCGTTAGAAGCGCAAGCTGATTTTGTTGGTGGTAAAGAAATGATTGAAAAAATCCAAAAAGGATGATTTGAATTTGATGTAATTATTGCTACACCAGAAATGATGGGTGAGTTAGGAAAAATTGGTCGTGTTCTAGGTCCTAAGGGGTTAATGCCAACAGCTAAATTAGGAACAGTAACAATGGATGTTGAAAAAGTTATTACAGATATTCGTAAAGGAAAAGTGGAATACCGTGTTGATAAACAAGGTAATATCCACGTTATTCTTGGTAAAGTTTCATTTACACCAGAAGATTTAAGACACAACTATACAACAATTCTTTCTACTCTAAAAAAAATCAAACCTGCTGCTGTTAAAGGTACTTATATTAAAAATATTAGTATTACAACAACAATGGGACCAAGTATTAAAGTTTTAATTGAAGAATAA
- a CDS encoding alkaline phosphatase, giving the protein MFSFFYYVNPDLAGHSREWNSEEYYRAINQTDKYIGGIIQDLKDLTMWDDTLLIISSDHGGVSQYHGHGANAEEEIPLLFFGKCIPKHGIIPDKIKIYDIPATIAWLLDIVNQPPIWDGEPILTPFFDMTNMYEHSEDFK; this is encoded by the coding sequence TTATTTTCCTTTTTCTATTATGTTAATCCTGATTTAGCAGGTCATTCACGTGAATGAAATAGCGAAGAATATTACCGAGCCATCAATCAAACAGATAAATATATTGGTGGAATTATTCAAGATTTAAAAGATTTAACAATGTGGGATGATACATTATTAATCATTAGTTCCGACCATGGAGGAGTTTCTCAATATCATGGTCATGGTGCTAATGCAGAAGAAGAAATTCCCTTATTATTTTTTGGAAAGTGTATCCCTAAACATGGTATTATTCCTGATAAAATTAAAATCTATGATATCCCAGCTACTATTGCTTGATTATTAGATATAGTAAATCAACCACCCATTTGGGATGGAGAACCAATTTTAACACCATTTTTTGATATGACTAATATGTATGAACATAGTGAGGATTTTAAATAA
- a CDS encoding MATE family efflux transporter: protein MDKITQTKETVNNKATKNLAKKLKRQAIFTTAKPWKAIFMMVTPTIIAIIIFSTYQIFDKWIATQWGGNNIISNYSNPSLIIPTDQALKIINIATTYAAVPSSMMVAFALLISTGTGIKYSIAYGKNKRERMSQYLGNGFLLSFIISIIFMITMYFSCQSIIEFQAGSVSGATDPAIRVIIIKEAVRFSRILILATPFLFFANFWISLLRSEGMMLWTILINVLACLVNLSLDFILVIPGKMGMEGTAYATIIAWASINLMAITIIWRSGSNIWFNLVHLKLKKAFVIGILLIGATSLLQNIAQSVLAMVTTKILNLLPPPDYHVGDSSIPVYVQLYGGIMPWLILINAPIIGITQGAQALVGYVYGTKDFNRVWQLMWRLTLLLLLLLIASFLLVVIAGQYMMHFFGVDLAMAEHFKIYIIMQFAFYPLATLHYIAVIFYQSVNRGKISLFASLQRTIIMPIICSGLGYVVAKSTADGFYFYLFIGFIDLFAAFILLPLLGYTFWKARPFIRVTKDQTTGTISKFENNSELEIVETIVLE, encoded by the coding sequence ATGGATAAAATCACACAAACTAAAGAAACAGTAAATAATAAAGCCACAAAAAATTTAGCTAAAAAATTAAAACGACAAGCAATTTTTACAACAGCTAAACCATGAAAAGCAATTTTTATGATGGTAACTCCGACCATTATTGCTATTATTATTTTTTCTACTTATCAAATTTTTGATAAATGAATCGCCACCCAATGAGGTGGTAATAATATTATTAGTAATTACAGTAATCCCAGTTTAATAATTCCTACTGACCAAGCATTAAAAATTATTAATATTGCTACAACCTATGCAGCAGTCCCATCATCGATGATGGTAGCATTTGCCCTATTAATTTCCACAGGAACAGGAATTAAGTATTCTATTGCCTATGGAAAAAACAAACGTGAACGCATGTCACAATATTTGGGTAATGGTTTTTTATTATCATTCATTATTTCTATTATTTTTATGATAACTATGTATTTTAGTTGTCAAAGTATTATTGAATTTCAAGCAGGTAGTGTTTCTGGAGCAACCGATCCTGCTATTAGAGTTATCATTATTAAAGAGGCAGTCCGTTTTTCACGAATTTTAATTTTAGCAACTCCGTTTTTATTTTTTGCTAACTTCTGAATTTCATTACTACGTAGTGAAGGGATGATGTTGTGAACTATTTTAATTAATGTCCTTGCTTGTTTAGTAAATTTATCATTAGACTTTATTTTAGTTATCCCTGGTAAAATGGGAATGGAAGGAACAGCTTACGCTACTATCATTGCTTGAGCAAGTATTAATTTAATGGCTATTACTATTATTTGACGTAGTGGTTCTAACATCTGATTTAATTTAGTACATTTAAAATTAAAAAAAGCATTTGTGATAGGTATTTTACTAATCGGTGCCACATCATTATTACAAAATATTGCTCAAAGTGTCTTAGCTATGGTTACAACTAAAATTTTAAATTTGTTACCACCTCCAGATTATCATGTTGGTGATAGTAGTATTCCCGTTTATGTCCAATTATATGGTGGAATTATGCCGTGATTAATTTTAATTAATGCACCAATTATTGGAATTACGCAAGGAGCGCAAGCATTAGTTGGTTATGTTTATGGAACAAAAGACTTTAATCGCGTTTGACAATTAATGTGACGTTTAACATTATTATTACTCTTACTATTAATAGCCTCATTTCTATTAGTAGTAATTGCAGGTCAATATATGATGCATTTCTTTGGTGTTGATTTAGCAATGGCTGAACATTTTAAGATTTATATCATTATGCAATTTGCATTTTATCCGTTAGCAACATTACATTATATTGCTGTTATTTTTTATCAATCAGTTAATCGTGGTAAAATTTCTCTATTTGCTAGTCTGCAACGTACTATTATTATGCCTATTATTTGTTCAGGATTAGGATATGTTGTTGCCAAAAGTACTGCTGATGGTTTCTATTTTTATTTATTTATTGGTTTTATTGATTTATTTGCAGCATTTATATTGTTACCTTTATTAGGTTATACATTTTGAAAAGCACGACCTTTTATTCGTGTTACCAAAGACCAAACTACGGGAACTATTAGTAAATTTGAAAATAATTCCGAATTGGAAATAGTAGAAACAATAGTATTAGAATAG